One segment of Fuscovulum ytuae DNA contains the following:
- a CDS encoding glycoside hydrolase family 3 N-terminal domain-containing protein, translated as MTFGQGAAIFGCSGPTLTPDEAAFFRDADPFGFILFARNIETPEQVRRLTDDLRASTGHDAPILVDQEGGRVQRLRAPHWREWLPPLDQVMQSGAQAARGMALRSRIIAHELRAVGIDANCAPCCDLASDSTHPFLRNRCYGSAPAGVATIARAVAEAHLAGGVLPVMKHMPGHGRSTADTHHDLPTVTASPDDLDATDFSPFHALRDMPLAMTAHVIFAAFDPDRPATQSPVMIDVIRNRIGFAGILMTDDLNMQALSGSLAERTAAARAAGCDIALHCKGDLSEMQAVAAAAGRMDSASQTRAAAALAWRKAPDAVDIAALEDDLAKVLQGNAHV; from the coding sequence ATGACATTCGGGCAAGGTGCCGCGATCTTCGGCTGTTCCGGCCCGACCCTCACACCGGATGAGGCAGCCTTCTTCCGCGATGCCGATCCCTTCGGGTTCATCCTCTTTGCCCGCAATATCGAAACGCCCGAACAAGTCCGCCGTCTGACAGATGATCTGCGCGCCAGCACAGGCCATGACGCACCCATTCTGGTGGATCAGGAGGGCGGGCGGGTGCAGCGTCTGCGCGCGCCCCATTGGCGCGAATGGCTGCCCCCGCTGGATCAGGTGATGCAAAGCGGGGCGCAGGCCGCACGCGGCATGGCCCTCCGGTCGCGGATCATCGCGCATGAGCTGCGCGCCGTCGGGATCGATGCCAATTGCGCCCCTTGCTGTGATCTGGCCTCTGACTCGACCCATCCTTTCCTGCGCAACCGCTGCTATGGCAGCGCGCCGGCAGGGGTGGCCACGATTGCCCGCGCCGTGGCCGAGGCGCATCTTGCGGGCGGCGTCCTTCCGGTGATGAAACATATGCCGGGCCATGGCCGATCGACGGCCGACACGCATCACGATCTGCCCACGGTAACCGCATCACCCGATGACCTTGACGCCACCGATTTCAGCCCCTTCCATGCCCTTCGGGACATGCCGCTGGCCATGACGGCCCATGTCATCTTCGCGGCATTCGATCCGGATCGTCCGGCCACCCAATCGCCCGTGATGATCGACGTGATCCGCAACCGGATCGGATTTGCGGGCATTCTGATGACGGATGATCTGAATATGCAGGCCCTGTCGGGCAGTTTGGCCGAACGTACGGCCGCCGCCCGTGCCGCAGGCTGCGATATTGCCCTTCATTGCAAGGGCGATCTTTCGGAAATGCAGGCCGTCGCCGCTGCCGCAGGGCGGATGGACAGCGCAAGCCAAACGCGCGCTGCCGCGGCGCTGGCTTGGCGCAAAGCGCCTGATGCCGTTGACATCGCCGCCTTGGAAGATGACCTTGCAAAGGTCCTGCAAGGAAACGCGCATGTCTGA
- a CDS encoding segregation and condensation protein A: protein MSDDWTGVERLPPAERVAAEALIVDVDGFEGPLDLLLTLSRTQKVDLRRISILQLADQYLGFINRAQALRIELAADYLVMAAWLAFLKSRLLLPPEPGEDGPTAEELAAHLAFQLERLEAMREAAARLMARDQLGRDFFARGLPEDIALNRKITYSATLLDLMRAYARTRTKDEFRPFVMDRDHVFTMEQALDRMRGLIGYAGEWADLTSFLPEGWDVNPMRRRSSTAAHFAAVLEMAKRGQVELRQGETFAPIQLRRKDL, encoded by the coding sequence ATGTCTGACGATTGGACCGGAGTGGAACGTCTTCCCCCTGCCGAACGCGTCGCGGCAGAGGCGCTTATCGTCGATGTCGACGGGTTCGAAGGGCCGCTTGATCTGCTTTTGACCCTGTCGCGCACCCAGAAGGTCGATTTGCGGCGCATCTCGATCCTGCAACTGGCCGATCAATACCTTGGCTTCATCAACCGCGCGCAGGCGCTGCGGATTGAACTTGCTGCCGATTACCTTGTCATGGCGGCTTGGCTTGCCTTTCTGAAATCCCGCCTTCTCTTGCCCCCCGAACCGGGCGAGGACGGACCGACGGCAGAAGAACTCGCTGCACATCTGGCTTTTCAGTTGGAACGGCTTGAGGCGATGCGCGAGGCGGCCGCCCGCCTTATGGCACGCGATCAATTGGGGCGCGATTTCTTTGCCCGTGGCCTGCCCGAAGATATCGCGCTGAACCGAAAGATCACCTATTCAGCGACACTTCTTGATCTGATGCGCGCCTATGCCCGGACGCGGACCAAGGATGAATTCCGCCCCTTCGTGATGGACCGCGACCATGTTTTCACAATGGAACAGGCGCTGGATCGGATGCGTGGCCTGATCGGCTATGCGGGGGAATGGGCGGACCTAACCTCTTTCCTGCCGGAAGGTTGGGACGTCAATCCAATGCGCCGCCGCTCCTCAACCGCGGCACATTTCGCCGCCGTGCTAGAAATGGCCAAGCGCGGGCAGGTTGAATTGCGTCAGGGTGAGACCTTCGCCCCGATCCAACTGCGCCGGAAAGACCTATGA
- a CDS encoding 2'-deoxycytidine 5'-triphosphate deaminase yields MTEIGVLPSQSLRHLIATGAITGAEPITDAQVQPASLDLRLGTVAYRVRASFLAGHGRTVAERLAEFEMHRVDLIDGAVLEKGCVYVIPLMESLSLAPELTAVANAKSSTGRLDLLTRTITDGGTEFDRITPGYKGPLYAEVCPRSFSVLVRPGMRLNQIRFRHGQAVLDDDELAALHAQEPLVSGEAVIAGGLGFSVDLMPETGDLLGYRAKPHTGVIDLDKIGHYPARDFWEELRSTEGQIILDPGAFYILVSREAVTIPPDYAAEMAPYLAMVGEFRVHYAGFFDPGFGHALAAGEGSRGVLEVRCHEAPFVLEHGQVVGRLVYERMTERPETLYGQAIKSNYQGQGLKLAKQFR; encoded by the coding sequence GTGACAGAAATCGGCGTTCTTCCCTCGCAAAGCCTGCGGCACCTTATTGCGACGGGCGCCATCACGGGCGCGGAACCGATCACCGATGCGCAGGTCCAACCCGCCAGCCTTGACCTGCGGCTGGGCACGGTTGCCTATCGCGTGCGCGCCTCTTTCCTTGCCGGTCACGGACGGACCGTGGCCGAACGGTTGGCAGAGTTTGAGATGCACCGTGTGGACCTGATCGACGGTGCGGTGTTGGAAAAGGGCTGCGTCTATGTGATTCCCTTGATGGAATCACTCTCGCTGGCGCCCGAGCTGACGGCTGTGGCGAATGCAAAAAGCTCCACAGGACGGCTGGACCTCCTGACGCGCACAATCACCGATGGCGGAACGGAGTTTGACCGTATCACGCCGGGTTATAAAGGCCCGCTTTATGCCGAGGTCTGTCCGCGCAGCTTTTCCGTGCTGGTGCGGCCCGGCATGCGGTTGAACCAGATCAGGTTCCGCCACGGGCAGGCCGTTCTGGATGATGACGAACTGGCCGCGCTGCATGCACAAGAGCCGCTGGTTTCGGGCGAAGCTGTGATTGCCGGGGGGTTGGGCTTTTCGGTCGACCTGATGCCCGAAACGGGCGACCTCTTGGGCTATCGCGCCAAGCCGCATACGGGCGTGATTGATCTGGACAAGATCGGCCATTACCCCGCACGGGACTTCTGGGAAGAGTTGCGCAGCACCGAAGGCCAGATCATCCTTGATCCGGGTGCCTTCTACATCCTTGTCAGCCGCGAAGCGGTGACGATTCCCCCTGATTATGCGGCAGAAATGGCCCCCTACCTTGCCATGGTGGGCGAGTTTCGGGTCCATTATGCAGGCTTTTTTGATCCGGGCTTTGGCCATGCTTTGGCGGCAGGCGAAGGATCGCGCGGCGTTTTGGAAGTGCGCTGCCACGAAGCACCCTTTGTTTTGGAACATGGGCAGGTGGTGGGGCGGCTGGTCTATGAACGCATGACGGAAAGGCCTGAAACCCTGTATGGGCAGGCCATCAAGTCGAATTATCAGGGTCAGGGCCTGAAACTGGCCAAACAGTTCCGCTGA
- the scpB gene encoding SMC-Scp complex subunit ScpB produces MTDAPEPIERSLFEAPPMAEQERMIEAILFASAEPVTVAELESRLPHGCDPAEALVHLRKRYEGRGVHLVRVGDAHAFRTAPDLGHLMRKETVEQRKLSRAAIETLAIIAYHQPVTRAEIEEIRGVAVSRGTVDQLLELEWIRLGRRRMTPGRPVTFVVTEQFLDHFGLESARDLPGLKELRAAGLLDNRPLPGSATRSDDEDEATVGQSELFED; encoded by the coding sequence ATGACCGACGCCCCCGAACCCATTGAACGCAGCCTGTTTGAGGCACCGCCCATGGCGGAACAGGAACGTATGATCGAAGCGATCCTGTTCGCCTCTGCCGAACCCGTGACGGTGGCCGAACTGGAATCCCGCCTTCCCCACGGTTGCGATCCGGCCGAGGCCTTGGTGCATCTTCGCAAGCGCTATGAGGGGCGGGGGGTGCATCTTGTGCGCGTGGGCGATGCCCATGCCTTCCGAACCGCGCCAGACCTTGGCCATCTGATGCGCAAGGAAACGGTGGAACAGCGCAAGCTCAGCCGTGCCGCGATCGAAACGCTGGCCATTATCGCCTATCACCAGCCTGTCACCCGGGCCGAGATCGAAGAGATTAGGGGTGTCGCCGTCTCGCGCGGGACGGTGGATCAGCTTTTGGAACTGGAATGGATTCGTTTGGGCCGCAGAAGGATGACGCCGGGCCGTCCGGTCACTTTTGTTGTGACCGAACAGTTCCTAGATCATTTCGGTCTCGAATCCGCGCGTGATTTACCGGGGCTTAAGGAATTGCGGGCAGCCGGTCTGTTGGACAATCGCCCGCTTCCCGGCAGCGCCACGCGGTCTGATGACGAGGATGAGGCAACGGTCGGGCAGAGCGAGCTGTTCGAAGATTAG
- a CDS encoding MerR family transcriptional regulator, translated as MEKSPEAFRTISEVADLLDTPAHVLRFWESRFPQIRPVKRAGGRRYYRPGDVALLAGIKKLLHDDGLTIRGVQKILREQGIRHVSGLGAPLPDLQPGEGAVIDHPEDIAEDQDFLLSVIASPKAPSDTAQIIPLDQVFARQETARQAASQDDDAPQESRLEDVPEAPFMEAEEDQDSGEQLPFATYPASDAETAATPTNEVQGNLFAAADDTPDAPSETALSPPTDTGTDAALSEAEKDSDDGGIEVTIAALLRRSHRARLATHQAELARLHDRLADLRDRVAEASRRRVR; from the coding sequence GTTCCGAACCATCAGCGAAGTCGCAGACCTGCTGGACACCCCGGCCCATGTTCTGAGGTTCTGGGAAAGCCGCTTTCCCCAGATCCGGCCTGTGAAACGGGCGGGTGGTCGGCGCTATTATCGCCCCGGCGACGTTGCGCTTCTTGCGGGCATAAAGAAACTTTTGCACGACGATGGGCTGACAATCCGCGGTGTCCAGAAAATCCTGCGGGAACAGGGCATTCGCCATGTGTCCGGACTTGGCGCGCCCCTGCCCGATCTGCAACCCGGCGAAGGCGCCGTGATCGACCATCCTGAAGACATCGCAGAGGATCAGGACTTCCTGTTATCTGTAATTGCCTCACCCAAAGCGCCGTCTGACACGGCCCAGATCATCCCCTTGGATCAGGTTTTTGCGCGTCAAGAGACCGCGCGCCAAGCCGCGTCGCAGGATGATGACGCGCCTCAGGAAAGCCGGCTGGAAGACGTTCCCGAAGCGCCCTTCATGGAGGCTGAAGAAGATCAAGACAGCGGCGAACAGCTGCCATTTGCCACATATCCCGCATCGGATGCCGAAACCGCCGCCACGCCAACCAACGAAGTGCAGGGCAATCTCTTTGCGGCGGCCGATGACACCCCTGACGCCCCTTCTGAAACAGCCCTTTCGCCCCCAACAGACACAGGTACAGACGCAGCCCTGTCAGAGGCCGAGAAGGACAGCGATGACGGAGGGATTGAGGTGACCATTGCCGCCCTTTTGCGGCGCAGCCACCGCGCACGCCTTGCCACGCATCAGGCTGAATTGGCCCGTCTGCATGATCGTCTCGCCGACCTGCGCGACCGGGTGGCCGAGGCGTCGCGCCGCCGCGTGCGTTGA